In the genome of Bradyrhizobium arachidis, one region contains:
- a CDS encoding alpha/beta hydrolase, producing MPLDPLAKRLLTMMAAAGSQARSRPSVEARRQSLAKLMQFVRADAPDVTTSDGVLPGPAGALPYRLYSPASAGEHAPGFVFFHGGGLVAGSIATHDRIAAALAHATGCRLVSVDYRLAPEHQFPAAVDDAIAATEWVAREAASLGIDAERLVVGGDSAGATLAAIVCQEAAQSAGLSIVAQCLICPVLDFEETSPSREEFAEGHLIDRVTIEADLADYLPEGLDAADPRISPLRATRLAGLPTAIIHTAEFDPMRDEGNAYARKLLAAGVAVEHVCHDGMVHNFHAMGAILPQAQLVLSQIGEQVRRAVEK from the coding sequence ATGCCGCTCGATCCGCTCGCAAAGCGTTTGTTGACCATGATGGCTGCGGCCGGATCCCAAGCGCGGAGCCGGCCGAGCGTCGAGGCGCGGCGGCAGTCGCTGGCGAAGCTGATGCAATTCGTGCGCGCTGACGCGCCTGACGTGACGACGTCAGACGGTGTACTGCCCGGTCCCGCCGGAGCGCTGCCCTATCGGCTCTATTCACCCGCGAGCGCGGGCGAGCACGCGCCGGGCTTCGTGTTCTTTCATGGCGGCGGCCTTGTCGCCGGCAGCATTGCGACACACGACCGCATCGCCGCGGCGCTGGCGCATGCGACCGGCTGCCGCCTCGTCTCGGTCGACTACCGGCTCGCGCCCGAACATCAATTCCCGGCCGCCGTGGACGATGCGATCGCCGCAACCGAATGGGTCGCGCGCGAAGCGGCTTCGCTCGGCATCGACGCCGAACGGCTGGTGGTCGGCGGCGATTCCGCCGGCGCCACGTTGGCTGCGATCGTGTGCCAGGAAGCCGCGCAAAGCGCCGGCCTTTCCATCGTCGCGCAATGCCTGATCTGCCCGGTGCTGGATTTCGAGGAGACCTCACCTTCGCGCGAGGAATTCGCCGAGGGCCATCTGATCGACCGCGTCACGATCGAGGCCGATCTCGCCGACTATCTGCCCGAGGGCCTGGACGCCGCCGATCCCCGCATCTCGCCGCTGCGCGCGACACGGCTCGCGGGCCTGCCGACGGCGATCATCCACACCGCCGAGTTCGATCCGATGCGCGACGAGGGCAATGCCTATGCCCGCAAGCTGCTCGCCGCGGGCGTCGCGGTCGAGCACGTCTGCCATGACGGCATGGTCCACAACTTCCACGCCATGGGCGCGATCCTGCCGCAGGCCCAGCTCGTGCTGTCGCAGATCGGCGAGCAGGTCAGGCGGGCAGTGGAGAAATAA
- a CDS encoding branched-chain amino acid aminotransferase, with product MAEIKKPIEYSPSWTFFEGKWHDGNVPIMGPRTHAAWLGSVVFDGARAFEGVAPDLDRHVARANQSAINFGLKPVVDAGTWLTLANEGIARFAPNAELYVRPMYWAQNGSGGGVLFDPETTNWCLCIYEAPMPKPAGNAITLSPFRRPTAECAPVEAKAACLYPNNSRALAEAAARGFQNALMLDMLGNVAEFGNSNVFMAKDGVVFTPVPNGTFLNGITRQRVISLLRGDGITVVEKTLRYADFLAADEIFSTGNFAKVAPVIRIDERELKPGPLYTKARKLYWDFAHAVKLAA from the coding sequence ATGGCCGAGATCAAGAAGCCGATCGAATATTCGCCGAGCTGGACCTTCTTCGAGGGCAAATGGCACGACGGCAATGTGCCGATCATGGGCCCGCGCACGCATGCGGCCTGGCTCGGCTCGGTCGTGTTCGACGGCGCGCGCGCTTTCGAGGGCGTCGCGCCCGATCTCGACCGCCACGTCGCCCGCGCCAATCAATCCGCGATCAACTTTGGCCTGAAGCCGGTGGTCGATGCCGGAACCTGGCTCACGCTCGCGAACGAGGGCATCGCGCGCTTTGCACCGAATGCCGAGCTCTATGTGCGTCCGATGTACTGGGCGCAGAACGGCTCGGGCGGCGGCGTGCTGTTCGACCCCGAGACCACCAATTGGTGCCTGTGCATCTACGAAGCGCCGATGCCGAAGCCTGCCGGCAACGCCATCACGCTGTCGCCGTTCCGCAGGCCCACCGCCGAATGTGCGCCGGTCGAAGCCAAGGCCGCCTGTCTCTATCCGAACAATTCGCGCGCGCTCGCAGAGGCCGCCGCGCGCGGCTTCCAGAACGCACTGATGCTCGACATGCTCGGCAACGTCGCGGAGTTCGGCAATTCCAACGTGTTCATGGCCAAAGACGGCGTGGTGTTCACGCCGGTGCCGAACGGCACCTTCCTCAACGGCATCACGCGCCAGCGCGTCATCAGCCTGCTCCGCGGCGACGGCATCACCGTGGTGGAGAAGACGCTGCGCTATGCCGACTTCCTCGCCGCCGACGAGATCTTCTCCACCGGCAATTTCGCCAAGGTCGCACCGGTGATCCGCATTGACGAGCGCGAGCTGAAGCCGGGCCCGCTGTATACCAAGGCGCGAAAACTCTATTGGGACTTTGCGCATGCGGTGAAGCTGGCGGCATAG
- a CDS encoding class I SAM-dependent methyltransferase, with the protein MSDRTTHWQSVYATKGETEVSWFQASPTISLEMIRAAAPDHDAAIIDIGGGASRLVDALLRDGYRDLAVLDLSADALDATKKRIGAAASTVDWIVADATTWRPMKTYDVWHDRAAFHFLTDPHDRAAYVERLRTAVKPEGHVIIATFAPDGPEKCSGLPVQRHDSASLAAELGPEFALVETRRETHHTPWDSTQAFQFSRFKRRG; encoded by the coding sequence ATGTCTGACCGCACCACGCACTGGCAGAGCGTCTACGCCACCAAGGGCGAGACCGAGGTCAGCTGGTTTCAGGCCAGCCCAACGATCTCCCTCGAAATGATTCGCGCGGCCGCTCCGGACCATGACGCGGCCATCATCGATATCGGCGGCGGGGCCTCGCGGCTGGTCGATGCGCTGCTGCGGGACGGATATCGCGATCTCGCTGTGCTGGATCTTTCCGCCGACGCGCTTGATGCGACCAAGAAGCGGATCGGCGCCGCCGCTTCAACGGTCGACTGGATCGTCGCCGATGCCACGACGTGGCGGCCAATGAAGACCTACGATGTCTGGCACGATCGCGCGGCGTTTCACTTCCTGACCGACCCGCACGACAGGGCTGCTTATGTCGAGCGTCTGCGGACGGCGGTCAAACCAGAAGGGCATGTCATCATCGCGACGTTTGCGCCTGATGGTCCGGAGAAATGCAGCGGCCTGCCGGTGCAGCGGCACGACAGCGCGAGCCTTGCCGCAGAGCTCGGGCCGGAATTCGCGCTGGTCGAGACGCGCCGCGAGACGCATCACACGCCGTGGGATTCGACGCAGGCGTTTCAGTTCAGCCGGTTTAAACGGCGCGGCTAA
- the phaR gene encoding polyhydroxyalkanoate synthesis repressor PhaR, with the protein MAKSDQPTTIKKYANRRLYNTGTSTYVTLEDLAAMVKDGEDFLVYDAKTGDDITRSVLAQIIFEQENKAGQNLLPTTFLRQLIRFYGDSMQMVVPKYLEQSIATLTQEQEKFRKQIANTLSGTPFAPLEEQVRRNMELFQQTFSMFKPFAAPRPAASPEPEPDASAEAPKDSNIDDLRQQMKEMQERLEQMSKKDE; encoded by the coding sequence ATGGCGAAATCAGACCAACCCACCACGATCAAGAAATACGCGAACCGCCGGCTCTATAACACCGGAACGAGCACCTACGTGACGCTGGAAGACCTCGCCGCCATGGTCAAGGACGGCGAAGATTTCCTGGTCTACGACGCCAAGACCGGCGACGACATCACCCGCTCCGTGCTGGCCCAGATCATCTTCGAGCAGGAGAACAAGGCCGGCCAGAACCTGTTGCCGACCACCTTCCTGCGCCAGCTGATCCGCTTCTACGGCGACAGCATGCAGATGGTGGTGCCGAAATATCTGGAGCAGTCGATCGCGACGCTGACCCAGGAGCAGGAGAAATTCCGCAAGCAGATCGCCAACACGCTGTCCGGCACGCCGTTCGCGCCGCTGGAGGAGCAGGTCCGCCGCAACATGGAGCTGTTCCAACAGACCTTCTCGATGTTCAAGCCGTTCGCCGCGCCCCGCCCGGCAGCGAGCCCCGAGCCGGAGCCCGATGCGAGCGCCGAGGCGCCCAAGGACAGCAACATCGACGACCTGCGCCAGCAGATGAAGGAAATGCAGGAGCGCCTCGAACAGATGTCGAAGAAGGACGAGTAG
- a CDS encoding acetyl-CoA C-acetyltransferase: MSDDVVIVSAARTPVGSFNGAFATLPAHDLGAVAIKAALERGGIEPGRVSEVIMGQILTAAQGQNPARQASIIAGIPVESPAWGVNQLCGSGLRTVALGYQALLNGDSEIVVAGGQESMSMAPHAQHLRGGVKMGGLELVDTMIKDGLWDAFNGYHMGNTAENVARQWQITRAQQDEFAVASQQKAEAAQKAGKFKDEIVPVTIKTRKGDVVVSDDEYPRHGATIDAMAKLKPAFEKDGTVTAGSASGINDGAAAVVLMTAKQAAKEGKKPLARIVSWAQAGVDPKIMGSGPIPASRAALKKAGWNVGDLDLIEANEAFAAQACAVNKDLGWDTSKVNVNGGAIAIGHPVGASGARVLVTLLHEMQKRDAKKGLATLCIGGGMGIAMCLARD; the protein is encoded by the coding sequence ATGTCAGACGATGTCGTCATCGTCAGCGCCGCCCGCACCCCGGTCGGAAGCTTCAACGGAGCGTTCGCGACCCTTCCCGCCCATGACCTCGGCGCCGTCGCCATCAAGGCCGCGCTGGAGCGTGGTGGCATCGAGCCCGGCCGGGTCTCGGAAGTCATCATGGGCCAGATCCTGACCGCGGCCCAGGGCCAGAACCCCGCCCGCCAAGCCTCGATCATAGCCGGCATTCCGGTCGAAAGCCCGGCCTGGGGCGTGAACCAGCTTTGCGGCTCCGGCCTGCGCACCGTTGCGCTCGGCTACCAGGCGCTGCTCAACGGCGATTCGGAGATCGTGGTCGCCGGCGGCCAGGAATCCATGAGCATGGCTCCGCACGCCCAGCACCTGCGCGGCGGCGTCAAGATGGGCGGCCTCGAATTGGTCGACACCATGATCAAGGACGGCCTGTGGGATGCCTTCAACGGCTACCACATGGGCAACACCGCCGAGAACGTCGCGCGGCAGTGGCAGATCACCCGCGCCCAGCAGGACGAGTTCGCCGTCGCCTCGCAGCAGAAGGCCGAGGCCGCGCAGAAGGCCGGCAAGTTCAAGGACGAGATCGTTCCCGTCACCATCAAGACCCGCAAGGGCGACGTCGTCGTCAGCGACGACGAATATCCGCGTCATGGCGCAACGATCGATGCGATGGCCAAGCTCAAGCCCGCCTTCGAGAAGGACGGCACGGTTACCGCAGGCTCGGCCTCCGGCATCAATGACGGCGCTGCCGCCGTGGTGCTGATGACCGCCAAGCAGGCGGCCAAGGAAGGCAAGAAGCCGCTCGCGCGCATCGTGTCGTGGGCGCAGGCCGGCGTCGATCCGAAGATCATGGGCTCGGGCCCGATCCCGGCTTCGCGCGCCGCACTGAAGAAGGCCGGCTGGAACGTCGGCGATCTCGACCTGATCGAGGCCAACGAGGCCTTCGCGGCGCAGGCCTGCGCCGTGAATAAGGACCTCGGCTGGGATACCTCGAAGGTCAACGTCAACGGCGGCGCGATCGCGATCGGCCATCCCGTCGGCGCCTCGGGCGCGCGCGTGCTGGTGACCTTGCTGCACGAGATGCAGAAGCGCGATGCGAAGAAGGGCCTCGCCACGTTGTGCATCGGCGGCGGCATGGGTATCGCGATGTGTCTGGCGCGCGACTGA
- the phbB gene encoding acetoacetyl-CoA reductase, producing MARVALVTGGTRGIGAAISKALKAAGYKVAASYAGNDAAAEKFKAETGIAVYKWDVSSFDACAEGVKKVEADLGPIEVLVNNAGITRDTAFHKMTLEQWNAVINTNLGSLFNMTRQVIEGMRSRKFGRIISISSINGQKGQFGQVNYSAAKAGDIGFTKALALENAKGGITVNAICPGYINTEMVQAVPKDVLEKNVIPQIPVSRLGEPEEIARAVVFLAADDAGFITGSTMTINGGQYQA from the coding sequence ATGGCACGTGTTGCATTGGTGACGGGTGGTACACGGGGCATCGGAGCTGCGATCAGCAAGGCGCTGAAGGCGGCCGGCTACAAGGTCGCGGCGAGCTACGCCGGCAACGATGCCGCGGCGGAGAAGTTCAAGGCCGAGACCGGCATTGCCGTCTACAAATGGGACGTCAGCAGCTTCGACGCTTGCGCCGAAGGCGTGAAGAAGGTCGAGGCCGATCTCGGGCCGATCGAGGTGCTCGTCAACAATGCCGGCATCACCCGCGACACCGCCTTCCACAAGATGACGCTCGAGCAGTGGAACGCCGTCATCAACACCAATCTCGGCTCGCTGTTCAACATGACGCGCCAGGTGATCGAGGGCATGCGTTCGCGCAAGTTCGGCCGCATCATCTCGATCTCGTCGATCAACGGCCAGAAGGGACAGTTCGGTCAGGTCAACTATTCCGCGGCGAAGGCCGGCGACATCGGCTTCACCAAGGCGCTGGCGCTGGAGAACGCCAAGGGTGGCATCACCGTGAATGCGATCTGCCCCGGCTATATCAACACCGAAATGGTGCAGGCGGTGCCGAAGGACGTTCTGGAGAAGAACGTGATTCCGCAGATCCCGGTCAGCCGGCTCGGCGAGCCCGAGGAGATCGCGCGCGCGGTCGTGTTCCTCGCCGCGGACGATGCGGGCTTCATCACGGGATCGACCATGACCATCAATGGCGGCCAGTATCAGGCCTGA